The sequence GCCCTGCTGGATCGAGCCAGCGGCTGGCTGAACCCGGGCGGGAGGCTGGTCTATGCCACCTGCTCGCTGGAGCGCGAGGAGGGCGAAGAGATCGCCGTCACTTGCCGGCTTGCTCCGGACCCGATCAACGCGGACGAGCTTCCTGAGGGTTTGCAGCCGACCGCCGAGGGTTGGCTGCGCACCGATCCCGGAATGCTTAACGAAGCAGGCGGCTTGGACGGCTTTTTCGTCGCCCGCTGGCGCAACTCCGCTGCCGCTGACGGTTAACTCAAGTTAGCCTCAGCAATTTCACAAGCGTTAACAAACCCTTGGGCGGGTGGCCGGAGCTAACCCTTTACCTTGTCGGCAAAGCTCTTGCGCAGCTTCATCAGCTTGGGCGGGATCACCGCCAGGCAATAGGGGTTTCGCTGGCCTTCGCCGTCCCAGTATTCCTGGTGGTAGTCTTCCGCCGGATACCAGGTAGCCGGGCCCTCGATGGTGGTGACGGCGCTCTGGTCGTGGCTGTCATTCCAGCGGGCGATGGCAGCTTCGGCCTCGGCCCGCTGGGCATCGTCGAGCGGGAAGATCGCGCTGCGATACTGCGTGCCCACGTCGTTGCCCTGCCGGTTGAGCTGGGTCGGATCGTGCGTGCCCATGAACATGTCGTAGATTTCGGGCAGGCTCACCGTGGCAGGGTCGAAGGTGATCTTCACGGCCTCGGCATGGCCGGTGTCGCCATTGCACACCTGCTTGTAGGTCGGATTCTCGACCGTGCCGCCGATATATCCGCTCTCGACGTCGGCTACGCCGATCACGTCCTTGAACACGGCCTCGGTGCACCAGAAGCAACCGCCAGCGACAATCGCCTGTTCGTTCACATCGAATCTCCTTCGCGGCCCCACATGGGGGTCTTTGGTCCGCTTGTCATCCGTGCCTTTGGGGCTAGGGTGTCCGGCAACGAAATTCCGGGAGATTTTCGATGCGTATTGCCCCCCTATTCGCTGCCGCTGCGCTGGCGGTTTCCGCGCCTGCGCTGGCTGACCACCACGCCGAGGCGCTCTCGCTCGAATCCGTGCTGGCAAGCGAGCACCGCGCTGCCGACAGCGCGCGCGACCAGTATCGCCATCCGGCCGAGACGCTCGCCTTCTTCGAGGTGGAGCCGGACATGACCGTGGTGGAATATGGCCCCGGCGGCGGCTGGTACGCCCGCGTGCTGGCGCCGTGGATCAGCCCGCAGGGCACCTACATGGCGATGAACCGCGATTCCGATGGTATCGCCTGGCCCAACCGTGCCGCCGAAGCGCGCGGCAAGGGCTGGACCGAAAGCTTCACCGCCACCGCGCGCCAACTTGGCAGCTTTGCCGATGACGAAGTGATTGCCTTCGAAAGCGACGAGATACCTGAAAGCGTGGCCGGCACGGTCGACCGGGTGCTGGTCTTCCGCTCGATTCACGGCATGCTCAATGCCGAGGCGGCCGATACCGAGCTACGCGCCATCCGCCGCCTGCTGGCGGACGATGGCATGGTCGGCGTGGTGCAGCACCGCGCGCCCGAGGATGCGAGCTATGATTATGCCAACGGCAGCCGCGGCTACCTGCGGCAGGCGGATGTCGTCCGCCTGTTCGCCATCAACGGTTTCGAGCTGGTCGCCGCCAGCGAGATCAATGCCAATCCGGACGATCCGGCGAATTGGGAAGGTGGCGTCTGGACGCTGCCGCCCGTGCTGGCAGGCGGTGATGACGAACGCCTGCGGGCGATCGGCGAAAGCGACCGGATGACCCTCTTGTTCAGGAAGGCTGACTGATGCGTATTACCTCGATCATTGCCGCCGCCGCGGCACTCGCCGTCACTACCCCCGCACTGGCCCAGCAACAGCAGGAAGAACCCTCGCGCGGGGAACAGATCCTGCGCGGCGTGCTCGACGTGCTGACCGGGCGTGACCAGCAGCAGGAACAGCCGCAGCAGGCAGACCCGGTCGCGGTGCCTCAAGGCAGCCTCGAAGCCGTGCTGGCGCATCCGCGACGTGACGCGGACCGGGCGCGCGATGCCTATCGCCACCCTGCCGAAACGCTGGAGTTCTTCGACGTCCGGCCGGGCATGACCGTGGTCGACTACATGCCGGCGACCGGCTGGTACTCGCGCGTGCTGATCCCCTACCTCGGGCGGGAGGGCAATTACATCGGCCTCAACCCGGAACTGCATCCGGACCTGACCGGCTACTGGGACATGTATCGCAATGCCTCTTCGCGCATCCCGTCGGACGCGCGCGATTGGGTCGGGCTGGAAGGTGCGCGGGTCTATGGCCTCAACACCGATGACGAGCTGGCCAGCTTCGCCGGCACGGCGGACCGGGTGCTGATCTTTCGCGAAATCCACAATATGCGCCGGTTCGGCTGGTTCCACGATTCGATGGTCGCCATCCGCACCCTGCTGAAGGACGATGGCCTGCTGGGCGTGGTGCAGCACCGGGCGCGTGCCACGGCGCCGGTCGACTACACCCTGGGTGACAACGGTTACCAGCGGCAGGAAGACGTCATCAGGCTGATGGCGGTCTATGGTTTCGAACTGGTCGCGGCGAGCGAGATCAACGCCAACCCGCGCGACCCCGCCGATTGGGAACGTGGCGTCTGGTCGCTGCCGCCCAGCTATGCCGGAGCTGCGGAGGGCAGCCGCGAACGCACCCGCCGCGCCGAGATCGGCGAGAGCGACCGCATGACGCTGCTGTTCCGGAAGGTCAGCTGATGCGCCTCGTGGCGCCTGCCCTGGCGCTGCTGCTGGCGGCCTGCGCGCCCGATGCCGATGTCGGCTCCCAGGAACCGGAGAGCGTTGCCGCGCCCCAGGTCGCCGATATCGAGGCGGTGATGCAGGACAGCGCGGTCGGGTGGAACGAGGGCGACATGGATCGCTTCCTCGCCATCTACTCGGAAGCACCGGAAACCAGCTTCGTCGGCTCCGACGGTCTGGTGCGCGGACGTGCGGCGATGGAGGAACGCTATCGCGACGCCTACGACTGGTCGCAGCCGGATCCGGCAGAGCGCGGCATGCTCTCCTTCGAGACGGTCGATTTCCGGCCGCTGGGCGATGGCCATGCGCTCTACATCGGTCGCTACATCCTGACCTATCCCGATGCCCGCGAACCGGCGACCGGGCTGACAAGTCTTGTGTTTGCGCGGGAGGACGGTAGCTGGCGGATCATTGCCGACCATTCGAGCTGATTTGCCCATGACCAAGCTTTCCGTCGCCGCCCTGCAACTCGCCCTCGGACATGAGGACGAGGCCGTGAACATCGCTGCCGTTTCCGCTTTAGTGGAAGAAGCGGCGGGCAAGGGCGCGCAGGTGATCCTGCCGCCGGAGCTGTTTTCCGGCCCCTATTTCTGCCGCGAGGAGAAGGACGAGTTCTTCGCCCTCGCGCGCCCGACGGCGGAGCACCCCTCGGTCGTGGCGATGCAGAAGCTGGCGAAGCGGCTGGGCGTGGCCATTCCCACCAGCTTCTTCGAACGTGACGGGCACCACTATTACAACACGCTCGCCATGATCGATGCCGAGGGCGAGATCATGGGCACTTACCGCAAGAGCCACATCCCCGACGGCCCCGGTTACGAGGAGAAGTTCTACTTCCGCCCCGGCAACGACGGGTTCAAGGTGTGGGACGTGTTCGGTGCCCGCATCGGCATCGGCATCTGCTGGGACCAGTGGTATCCCGAGACCGCGCGGTGCCTGGCGCTGCAGGGCGCGCAGGTGCTGTTCTACCCCACCGCCATCGGCTCCGAACCCAAGGATGCCGACATGGATACCAGCCGCATGTGGCGCCGCGCGATGATTGGCCATGCGGTGTCCAACTGCATGCCGGTGGTCGCTGCCAACCGCATCGGCCACGAGGGCTCGCAGGAAGCGGGCAACAACTTCTACGGCCACAGCTTCATCTGCGACGAATGGGGCGACATGGTTGCCGAGTACGGTCGCGAGGAAACCGGCGTGCTGGTGGCCGAGCTGGACCTCGACGCCGCGCGTCAGCACCGCGCCAGTTGGGGCTTCTTCCGCGATCGCCGCCCGCAGCTCTACGGGCGGATTGCCGAGGACATTTGAGCAAGCACGGCTACATCGTCGCGCTGGGTTCGAACCAGCGACATCCCCACTTCGGCGCGCCGCGCGACGTGGTGGCCGCGGCGATGGAAATCATCGACGAGACGCTGGGCAAGGTCCGCGCCCGGTCCCCCATCATCGACAGCGCCCCGGTCGGCCCGTCGCAACGGCGCTATGCCAACGCCGCGCTGGTGCTGGAGAGCAAGCTGGCGCCCACGGGCCTGCTGCACTGCCTGCAGGAAGCCGAGGCCGCCTTTGGCCGCGTCCGTCGTGGACAGCGCTGGCGCTCGCGCCCGCTAGACCTCGATATCGTGCTGTGGAGCGGGGGCATCTTCGCTTCGCCGGAGCTGCTCATCCCGCACCCGCTGTTCCGCGAACGCGACTTCGTGCTCGGACCCGCTGCAGCGGTGGCACCCGGCTGGCGCGACCCCGTCAGCGGCCTCACGCTGAAACACCTGCATGCACGCTTGACCCGCCGCCGCCCGGTGCCTAGGTGAGCGCCCGCAGCACAGCGCTGCCACTCCCAATCCCTTGGGGGCCCTTAGCTCAGTCGGTAGAGCAACTGACTTTTAATCAGTAGGTCGCTGGTTCGAGCCCAGCAGGGCTCACCATCTTCTCCCTTAATTCCCGTCAGTTCTTCCTGATCCTCGGCAATGCTGGCCGTGTGGACAGGGCGTGCGCGAGCCAATCTGCCAAGGGCCTGACCTTGCAGCACAATCCCTAAGGCGATTGTTAACCATTCCCGTTCATAGCCACAGTCCGAAGGCTTGGGGCGCGTATATGGAAGATCTGATTACCGAATTCGTCGCCGAGACCCAGGAGATGGTCGAGGCGCTGGGCAGCGAGATTGTCGCGTGGGAGGCAGATCCCACCGATAGCGAGCGCCTGAATTCGATTTTCCGCTTCGTCCACACGGTGAAGGGCAACTGCGGATTCTTCGATTTCGCCCGCCTCGAACAGCTCAGCCACGCCGCCGAAGACGTCCTTTCGGACCTGCGCGAAGGACGCCGCGAGGCGGATCGTCCCGTCGTCAGCGCCGTACTGGCGGTGATCGACCGGATTTCCGAGATTACCGAGGACATTGCGGCCAGCGGAAGCTGCCCGCCGGGTGACGATTCCCGCCTCATCGCGGCCCTGCGCGGCGAAAAGATGGAGGATCTGGACTCCGGCGACGGGGGTGAGGGCACGGTCGAGAAGATCACTTCCAAGCCGGTGGCCGTACGCTCGGTACGCTTGCCGGTCGACCTGCTCGACCGCGTGATGAGCGGCGTTTCCGACGTCGTGCTCGCCCGCAACGAACTGACCCGTCAACTCAACGACCTGGGCGCCGACCACGTGCTGCGCGCGCCGTTCGATCGCCTCTCTGCCCTGATTACCGAAGTGCGCGATTCCATGACGCGAACGCGCATGCAGCCGATCGAGACGCTGTTCACCTCGCTGCCGCGCATGGTGCGCGACCTGTCCAGCCAGCTCGACAAGCTGGTGATGATCGAGACCGATGGCGGCGACGTGGAGCTGGACCGCGAGATGATCGAGGTCATCCGCGACCCCATCGTCCACCTGATCCGCAACAGCATCGACCACGGCATCGAACTGCCCGCCGAACGCAAGGCCGCCGGCAAGCGCGAAATCGGCCTGATCAAGATTTCCGCCCGGCAGTCGGGCAACAAGATCATCGTCGAGATCAACGACGACGGCCGCGGCGTGGATGCCAGCAAGCTGGTGGCCAAGGCCATTTCCGCCGGAATCATCACCGAGGCCGAGGCCGCCGAGATGACCAGCGAGGAAAAGCACATGCTGATGTGCGAGGCCGGCCTGTCCACCGCCGACCGCGTGACCGAGATTTCCGGCCGCGGCGTGGGCATGGACGTGGTGCGCGCCAACGTGGAGCATATCGGTGGCACGCTGGAGATTGATTCCATCGTCGGCACCGGCCTGCGCGTGCTGCTACAGCTGCCGCTGACCCTGTCGATCACTCCGGCCGTCACCGTCACCGTTGGCGGTCAGACCATGGGCATCCCGCATTCCTTCATCGAGGAAATCGTCGATGCCACCGGCAACAAGATCGCCTTCGACCAGATGGGTGACCGTTGGTTTGCCGGCATCCGCGGCCAGCGCCTGCCCTGCGTGCGCCTGGCCGACATGCTCGACGTGGACGATTCCAAGGCAGAACGCCGTTCGCTGGTGGTGCTGCGGCTCGCCGGCGGCAACCTGTTCGTGCTCGCCGTGGACGACGTGGTCGCGCACGAGGAGCTGGTGATCAAGCCGGTTGCGCCCGCGCTGATGACCACCGGCCTCTACGCCGGCACCACGCTTTCCGACGAAGGCACGCCCACCTTGCTGCTCGATGTCACCGGCATTGCCCGCGCGGCAGGCCTGGAGATCGGTGTCGATGGCCGTGGCCAGCTGCG is a genomic window of Aurantiacibacter sp. MUD11 containing:
- the msrA gene encoding peptide-methionine (S)-S-oxide reductase MsrA; amino-acid sequence: MNEQAIVAGGCFWCTEAVFKDVIGVADVESGYIGGTVENPTYKQVCNGDTGHAEAVKITFDPATVSLPEIYDMFMGTHDPTQLNRQGNDVGTQYRSAIFPLDDAQRAEAEAAIARWNDSHDQSAVTTIEGPATWYPAEDYHQEYWDGEGQRNPYCLAVIPPKLMKLRKSFADKVKG
- a CDS encoding class I SAM-dependent methyltransferase, producing the protein MRIAPLFAAAALAVSAPALADHHAEALSLESVLASEHRAADSARDQYRHPAETLAFFEVEPDMTVVEYGPGGGWYARVLAPWISPQGTYMAMNRDSDGIAWPNRAAEARGKGWTESFTATARQLGSFADDEVIAFESDEIPESVAGTVDRVLVFRSIHGMLNAEAADTELRAIRRLLADDGMVGVVQHRAPEDASYDYANGSRGYLRQADVVRLFAINGFELVAASEINANPDDPANWEGGVWTLPPVLAGGDDERLRAIGESDRMTLLFRKAD
- a CDS encoding class I SAM-dependent methyltransferase, whose translation is MRITSIIAAAAALAVTTPALAQQQQEEPSRGEQILRGVLDVLTGRDQQQEQPQQADPVAVPQGSLEAVLAHPRRDADRARDAYRHPAETLEFFDVRPGMTVVDYMPATGWYSRVLIPYLGREGNYIGLNPELHPDLTGYWDMYRNASSRIPSDARDWVGLEGARVYGLNTDDELASFAGTADRVLIFREIHNMRRFGWFHDSMVAIRTLLKDDGLLGVVQHRARATAPVDYTLGDNGYQRQEDVIRLMAVYGFELVAASEINANPRDPADWERGVWSLPPSYAGAAEGSRERTRRAEIGESDRMTLLFRKVS
- a CDS encoding YybH family protein; its protein translation is MRLVAPALALLLAACAPDADVGSQEPESVAAPQVADIEAVMQDSAVGWNEGDMDRFLAIYSEAPETSFVGSDGLVRGRAAMEERYRDAYDWSQPDPAERGMLSFETVDFRPLGDGHALYIGRYILTYPDAREPATGLTSLVFAREDGSWRIIADHSS
- the aguB gene encoding N-carbamoylputrescine amidase translates to MTKLSVAALQLALGHEDEAVNIAAVSALVEEAAGKGAQVILPPELFSGPYFCREEKDEFFALARPTAEHPSVVAMQKLAKRLGVAIPTSFFERDGHHYYNTLAMIDAEGEIMGTYRKSHIPDGPGYEEKFYFRPGNDGFKVWDVFGARIGIGICWDQWYPETARCLALQGAQVLFYPTAIGSEPKDADMDTSRMWRRAMIGHAVSNCMPVVAANRIGHEGSQEAGNNFYGHSFICDEWGDMVAEYGREETGVLVAELDLDAARQHRASWGFFRDRRPQLYGRIAEDI
- the folK gene encoding 2-amino-4-hydroxy-6-hydroxymethyldihydropteridine diphosphokinase, producing the protein MSKHGYIVALGSNQRHPHFGAPRDVVAAAMEIIDETLGKVRARSPIIDSAPVGPSQRRYANAALVLESKLAPTGLLHCLQEAEAAFGRVRRGQRWRSRPLDLDIVLWSGGIFASPELLIPHPLFRERDFVLGPAAAVAPGWRDPVSGLTLKHLHARLTRRRPVPR
- a CDS encoding chemotaxis protein CheA; the encoded protein is MEDLITEFVAETQEMVEALGSEIVAWEADPTDSERLNSIFRFVHTVKGNCGFFDFARLEQLSHAAEDVLSDLREGRREADRPVVSAVLAVIDRISEITEDIAASGSCPPGDDSRLIAALRGEKMEDLDSGDGGEGTVEKITSKPVAVRSVRLPVDLLDRVMSGVSDVVLARNELTRQLNDLGADHVLRAPFDRLSALITEVRDSMTRTRMQPIETLFTSLPRMVRDLSSQLDKLVMIETDGGDVELDREMIEVIRDPIVHLIRNSIDHGIELPAERKAAGKREIGLIKISARQSGNKIIVEINDDGRGVDASKLVAKAISAGIITEAEAAEMTSEEKHMLMCEAGLSTADRVTEISGRGVGMDVVRANVEHIGGTLEIDSIVGTGLRVLLQLPLTLSITPAVTVTVGGQTMGIPHSFIEEIVDATGNKIAFDQMGDRWFAGIRGQRLPCVRLADMLDVDDSKAERRSLVVLRLAGGNLFVLAVDDVVAHEELVIKPVAPALMTTGLYAGTTLSDEGTPTLLLDVTGIARAAGLEIGVDGRGQLREDARRQWEHEEAKEPIIIFTTLDGRRRALRMAVVERIDTVDAGQLTRTGGSWRVVLGENIVPVAGIPEGEEQSGKIRILRLNDGHAVLAYACRLDSDIADLPEDFKPAKADVEVEAVALIDEKPVEVLDSHYLFATYGEAPQLIDLPVCRLSAHDRWAQNFLKPVIEAAGYRVVDESDGTAADVAICLDGENTASLPAGKHIVLRTAEEADKDSEDTIYRYDRDGLVAALGAARKGKAA